The Theileria annulata chromosome 2, complete sequence, *** SEQUENCING IN PROGRESS *** genomic sequence GCACACTCTAATCTCgatacatttttaaaaagtATTTTTGTTTACTCATTTCTTTTCATTGAATTATAGAAAATGAACAGAGAAAGCCTGTAAGAATTGAACAAATTCAAAAAATGTGTGACGAATACATGGCCAAATATGATCTTCAAAATGAACTAAACAAGAAGCTTAGACAAAAGAAAGTAACGGATGAGGAAGGATTCGAACTTGTTACATCTGGACCTCTCCCAGTGAAGGCTTCTGATATAACTACAGCCAAGAAAAAGAGGTCAAGATGATATTTTgctaaataataatggaattaatgtgtataatattgtatttaaaatcaagtatttggtataataaaatttatgttaCAAATCACTTAATTAGAAAGTCTTTCGCCTCGTTAACTTTTGAAGCTAGATATGTTGAACCTAATGATTGTATATGAATGGATAAATCATACCTCCATTGTCTGGATGATTCCTCATCATGAGCTGTTTATGGGATTCGCGTATTTTTTCTTTTGTAGATGTTGATctaaacatttaaattaggGTCAAATGGTCTTACGgtatatttaatatgttACAAGCTTCTGTAAATGTCATCTTGTAACCAAAGCCACTCAAATTAGCTTTAGAGAGTCTAGAACCCATGTTAATAGAGGGATCATTACTGGATAATTTATTGGAGAAGTTAGTTGAGCCAAATTTGAATAGAGTGGGATATCTTCTATAAAAATATCTAACAGCCAAAACACTTCCTCCCACTGCAACAACTATAATTGGCCATGACATACTACGAACTAAGaaataacattaaaaattattttttaaaatgtacaattaaaatttataaaatattattgaataatagGTAGTATAAACACAACATTCACATACCATATCCATAATCGatcattaaaatcattgtttaattattaatcataaaaattaaatcctGTTTTTTATCTATTAATTCTGTTATAAAAACTGTATaatattcataatttttttgtCACTAATCATGTTTATCAATGAAATTGTTACATCAACATAAAACTCATACCGGAGGGATCCAACTAAAGTTATATTTAGAAACTCATGACGATCTGTGGTTTCTATACAACATAGCATTCAAAGGGGACTTGATCGAGGGATTTACCTCAAGGTACagataacaaatttaaacaatCGATTATTTtaggaaaataaaaacaGAAAATTGCAACTCAATTTGTGTAAAGCAGGAGATTAAGAAGTTCACAATCCGGCTTTGTATAGAGGTATTTTGATTTTAGCAAATTCCTACGTAGTTTGTACAATACACGACCTCGTACGATGACATTCACGTTACCGGGACTAACGTTCTCGAAAATCCATACGTAAAGGTACAGTTATTCGTTATAAAAATTCCATAGATCGGCCAATACCACACTCTTGATGTTCAACCTAACTCAACAATAACACTTTTCAAGGTTTGGTACCATGATTTAACAAACGGCTTAGGATGAATGGAATAAGTTATGCGAAGATAAGCTCGCACATGTACTCAACGTTTCAATGAACGCGGAACAAGCTTTTCTGGTAAGTTTCCACAATTTATAACGAACAAAGGTCATTGATAACGGGTGTGCTTCATTCTTTCTCCTTTCACAGTACATGACTAAAGAAGTCTTTAAACTCAACCACAACATACCGATCAGAAAAACAACATCACACAGAAGTTCAAACTCCTCAAAggtaaataatttcaacAAATAAGTTTTTTAGTCCTCTGAGTCATTTTATAAGATGATTTTGGATAAAATCGACTCGGAACTAGATTTTAAGGTGCTGAGGATGGTTGTGATAACAGGCCCGGGGATCTTTAaggtattttatttttctaatcAAGTTCCAGGACCTGTTCTTCGAGTACATGAAGGCCAACTCCCTAAATCTGTATGttcaaaattttgaattatGAAACTCAGAAATCACGCGAACATTCACAAGAACCTCAGTAGGTTCATCTTGTGCAACTCTTCATTTTCCGACAAGTAAGGTTTGAACTCTCAAAAAATACAGAAACGCAATCAACGAAGTGCTGAGCAACCCTCTGCTATCGTCGAAACTCAACTACGTTTTCTATCACGACCACAATAAGGTattccaaaattttaaaaaattttgaagGTGCTGGATGAACTGAAGACCAGACTTGAGATGAACGACGATAGGGTGTGTTTCGGGTTCGAGGACATCTACAACGCCGTGAACATGGGCGCCGTGGAGAGCGTTCTCGTTAGCGACAACGTGATTCGAGAGGCTTCGTCCACGACGAGGAGGAAGATCCACGAGCTCTTGGAGGAGGTGAAGCACTTCGGGGGAGGCGTCTACTACTTCTCTGACAATCACTGCTCCACTGAGTACATAAAAAATCTGACTGGACTCGTGGCTCTGCTGAGATTTGTAATTTAACTTAAAGTTTAATGTTTATCATGAATTTTCTAGCTAGTAGAACcgattatattaaaatatcatgGATTATTATTTCTGGTGATTGCATCGTTTACCATGTCTGAGATGTCTTCGTTGTTGATTGAGTTTCGCTCGCACAGACCCTCCAGGGATGATGAAAAGTTGCTATAACAAATACTGCGATTAACTTCTGAGCCTAGGTCGGTTGTTATTGATTCTTGGAGGAGTGCTGAGGCGGTTAAGTTTGTCCTGGCGGTGGAAACCTGACTCCTGGTCTGAATTGAACTAGTCCTCGAGGAGCTGAGAGCTAAAAGAAAATGAacaaaaatgaaaaatacTCAAAGATCTCATGGAATCAATGGCGCTCTTGTAGGATTTATCAGTGTTGTTTGACTTTCTCCTTCTCAAGACGTTCTTAGATTTCGTCAGGCACCAACTCGGTAGGTTTATTTCAACTGGTGGATTATATGTTGAGATGTTAAACTTGTTCAGGAACTTCCTTATTGGAACAATTAAGTcctaaaaaaaataaaaataaaaattcttAGTTATACTTCATTAATTGAGTAGTAGTTGTGTTTCGAGTTGGGTTGGAAGTCTGCCATTTTATTCTCAGATTCGTACGAGTCGTAGAGTCTCTGTCCGTGGGATACTGGAACTATCTCATCCAGTAGTCCGTGTATTATGAGGAGTGGCACTGATGGTGACATATCCTTCAATGCTTGTTCGAGGTCCCAGAAATTATCAATTAGCCACGACCCGAGCGGAAAGTACTCTAAGCCttaatttaagttttaaaattacccTGAACGATCTTATGGATCGAAATGTACGGTGCTTGTAGTATCACTCCTCCGCATTTAATTCCCTTTTTAACGAAATGTGCCGCAATGCATGCTGCCGGTCctaaaaatacaattacACTAGAATTTCTTACCCGTTCCTATAGATCTCCCGAAAAAGACGATGGAGCTGGGATGCACACCCAGTGAAAGTAGGAAATGGAATGTGGCGATGACCCTCAAATTCACCGAGGGTCCTGTTGTCACTTGTATCTCTGGTGATATTCCATATCCTGGGTACTCAACTGCTACTATTGATGCTCCTAAAGCTTCTGATATATCGTACAGTTCCGGCTTAATGAGTCCTATGTCGCAACAATTGGCTAAAATGTtgtgaaaaaataaaaaataccgTGTAGGTATATAAAGAACAGGCTAGACGGTTTTATTGATCGTATAAACAACACTGGGAAGGATCTCGAGGACGGTTTATCGatatttaaatcttttGATGCGAAATTCTTTGGTATCCATACTAATTCAGGAAGGTTGTGATCGtactaaaaaattagtgattaatgaaattatttgttgAATGGTACCGAGGCTTGAGGGGCTGGGAATATTATTGAGTTTGCAATTGATTTTGCATTTCCCatgttataaaattttgtttttgaAATACTTTACAGTTTAATCGGATTGAAGTGTCATTTGCggaaaatgtaaatataatacatgACTAAGcacatttaaattatgtgtataaataacagttcgtaaaattacattaaccttaaaaaatttaaaacacatctaattaattaaatacattttttattgaaaaatttatacaGTTGTACTTCTGTATCTTTATTATATGTGGCACAAATTTAGTTATCTACTAACTAAAATACACcaaacatttatttaaactaaacgattttataacatttatatatatttatatatatttgtttatttaattaattatattgattttattttttctcaACACATTCaatatgatttaaaatctattatataaatttacaagcagatttattaaaggtcttacaaatttttatgaataaatttacaattcTTCTGTGGTTAAAAGGTCGTCTATCTTGAATTTGGGGAGTTCTCCGTTTACTAGTGTGAATCTAGCATCTCCCCCTAGTATTTTTTCCAACATTCTTTCCATTGAGCTTTTTGTTACTGACGTATTTCCGTCATGTAAGAAGTACCTCAGTCTCTTCTTCGGGTTAAATACCACTGCTGATGGCAATACCTTTACATTTTCGAACAGTTGTGCAAACTCGGTCTCTTCATTCAGGTTCATCCACATCCACTTTCCCGTAATTTGTCCAGTGTACTTTTCGCTTAAATGGACCAGCATTTCCTTCTCTTCTGGTTTCAAATCAGAATCAGTAAGATAAATGATGCACAGTCCCTAAAAAATCGATAATACCAACCACCTGTAAAGGATGCTTAGTGTTAATACCTGagttttattaaaacaGATATCTTTATGGGAGAAGAAATTCAACTTTGGTACCTTATCAAATTTCCATGGTTTTGCTTTTGCTGGATCTCCTTTATCAGAATACCCTCCTCCAAGTAGGAACGCTTCTGCGTTTACATTTAGCCACTCGAACATTGGAAGGTACTTGAACTCTCCTTTATACTTTTGCGGCTTTCCATTTGGTTTAATTACCAACATTGTTGGCAGGCTCTTAACACCGTATTCCTTCTTTAGATCCGGGTGTTTGTTCGCGTCAACGAATCCCAGTAACAgttttttctaaattaacaataaatataaaacaaCAAAACTTACGTTGAAAGCGTTGCTAAGTGCCTTGTAGACATACGAAGGATGCTCCTTGTCAGAAAATAACAGCACCTTTGGCATCAATTCGTGCTTTGTCATGAAATGAGCCAACATTCCAACCTCCACCCTCTCCACATTTGATGGGAGGTGCTTTAAAAGTTCCTTCTTCACATCTTCTTTCAACAATTCTTTCTAAaacatttataaataatttactaaCCTTGAAATCAAATGCTGGCATAGGTAACTTTGGATAGATCTTGAACGCTGGCGTCAAATACTCTTCTCCAAGTTCACTTTTACATAGGTTCTTAAGTGACTGGTCTGTACAGTTAACTGCGACGATTGTAATCATCCCTTTGAGATCTTTTGCTACTGAGTTCAACTCATTTATCGTTGAGGTGAGGTTGGTATCTCCTGTTGAATAGAAAAACGCTCCTACTACATTTGTTTGGCGAGCCAATTGTACGTTCGTTGTGAATGTTTTTGAATTTACAACTTGCAAATCATGTTGCATTGGGTCGACATATTGTCTGGCTAGTGTTAGATTAATAGATGAAAACAATATGACAAATATATGAATGACAGGAATCCTCGTTGGCCACGCcattgttttattataaatgtaCAAAATAATCTGTTCAAAACTATGTATTCTTTAAaaacttttatatttattaattattattaatggaATTCAACGATATACTGATATATTAGGCGATTCTAAACACACATGTTAACATCGGTTACTACAAATAACTATTAGGAGTATAAAACACAAACTTATCCAACCGTTTAATAGAaactataaaattaaaagaaattatattataaaatattgataaatttatataacaGATTATATGTCTTGGCATTATTGCACTATATtaagaattattttttattcataaaattttaaattacaaattatttgcAAACACAcataaattgtattataatgTTCCTTTAAACTATAATTAAcacattatatttaataaatttattatattacatgATTTCTTTTGACTTAGAATATCGATCAATCATTTAAGgacatattattttcttcatgattataaaactaaaaaacTTCGTACTTTTGTGGTAAGAAGCTCTTTTTATACAATGGCATTTTTCCATTTTTCTTGAATATTTCAACCTCATCAACCAACATTTCAAAGGTTATGTCGTCTTCTATGCTAGACTTAACACTTTTCACCACCGAGATGTGGTTTGGCACGTTTTTGTCCTCTCTTATCCTATCTGCATACCATCCTCCTTCTATCCATGTTCCGTTATCAAAATCATAATCGATTTTCCCCTCAGTTAAACTCTGTGTTGATCTTTGCTTAATGTCAGCTTTAGGGTTTCTCAAATTTGgtataaatgtataaattctAGAATCCGTTATCCATGAACACTCTACTATGATCTGAGTTATTTGATCGGTCctgttttattataaactGGTTTAAACTACTTACAAAGCTACTTCCATTATTTTCTTGTACACATCTCCGTATGGTGCCAAAAATTCGTTATAGAATACCCTTGTGCcctaatatttattatgaACACAATAAAACTTACTGAATCAGATACAAAAAGCTGAACTAATCTCGGCCTTTTAATATCATCGTATAATACGTCGACGCCGAAATCAACCTAACAACCGTGAAATTATTGAATCTTACTGTATTAAGATGAGGTGGTTTCCACTTAAGTAGCGATTTACATGTTCCTGGAGTGTACGGTGTGTTAACTGGAGTAAATATCAACCCATCTGATATGTGTGGCAATTTTACTGATATGTTGTTTATATGTTTAATTTGAGTGATGTCGAAGAAGTCTTTTAGGTAAATTTCAAGTTTATCGGATGGATCGGAGTTATCAGTATCACCTAGTTGTTTATTAGGTGCAGAAGAATATATCCCAGCCATTTTCAAAGGTACGATAACATGAGTATAAACAAACGATAGTCTCTGTAAGAGATTCATCTTATTCAAAGGTTTCCTTTGTATGCAAATCCCATCGTAACAAAGGTATCTATAAGAAACAGAATTGTCTTCAGGGTTTTTATcctattaaataattgtgtataaatctaaaaatacCATAACAACTTCTCCGTCCAGCAATGTCAACTGTTGAGATTGTGACAAATTCCCCCGAACAGGTAATTTCATCTTAATTTCATGGACTTCCTCCAACCTTCCTATCAAAAATATAGATCCTGAGGCAGATAACAGGAGAGCTCTCACTCCATCTGACTTTTCACATACTACATAATCGTTCCTCAACAGCAGTGAAATTGATTCTCTgaatacaaattattatattatgaaTAAACCTGCAAAGAGAAGTAGGTTGTGATCCAGGAAACGATGGGCGATTCCATCCACATAATTCTCTAACTTTTCTAATAACTCGATCTCTATTTTCAAAGGATTCTACGGGAGTTCCGGGTAAAGgagatttatttttaagtACATCATACATTAAttcaaaataaaaaattacagTTTAAATAGAAAACAGATGAACTACATTTTATGAGAATAATTAAAGTAAATATGATGATGATTTGTCACCATATAAAAATCGTAGATTGGAAATAGTctatataaatgtaaaatatttgtgaatttttataaaaatgaatattaaatattatttttcattgatttttatatttttattttaatgtgttaaaaaatgtaaaatattaagtCTACTCGTTCTGTaacttttaatttcatataaaGTCCAATAATTCCAGAATCATGGAGGCAATAAAATCTGCTAGGAATAAAGATAAACAGGAACAAAAATATACCTCTGTTCAGAGGTCTATGGATATCTTTATTAGGCTGACTAATCTCTCAATGGAATGGAACATGTGCTGTTTCGTAGGAACATTCGTTTCCAATTCAGATAGAGAAGAGTACTGGGATAATATGCACAAAAAAATGGCACAATCGATTCTAGATAACATCAAAACGCTTAAAGGATGCTGGGTTAAACTGGGCCAATTTTTGAGTACTAAAACGGGGTTTTTGCCTAGATATTACCTAGAAGCGTTTTCACAATTACAGGATTACATGCCCAATAGCGACTTTTCAGAGATAATAGACACAATAGAGGAGGACCTGGGATATATGGACGATATTTACTCAAGTTTCGACTCAATCCCAATAGCAAGCGCATCAATAGCACAGGTCCACAAAGGAAGGTTAGTAGATGGATCGCAAGTAGCAGTAAAGGTACAACACAAATCTAGTGAACAGAATTTGATGAACGATATCGAAATCCTAAAAATGATCACATCGTTAATGAATGCAGCTGGAGTATTCCACTACATCAGAGACTATTTCGAAGAGTACGCATCCTATGCAGCAAAGGAGCTGGACTTTGTTGTGGAGACTGCAAATATCCAGTACTCACATCTAGATGTGTATAGATCAAAAGTGCCAGTCAAGGTGCCTAAACTCTATTCAGATTACTGCTCAAGGCACGTCATAACAATGGAGTTCTATGATTTATACAAGTTCACAGATAAAGAGTTTATCGAAAAGTACAATGTGAACATGATGCAAATGATCTACGATCTACACGACTTCGCGTTTTTCCAGATTATGTCCTGCGGAAGGTTCCATTCTGACCCTCACCCAGGAAACCTACAGCTTACATATGATCAAAAGGACAAAAGAACATACCCAGTATTCCTCGACTGGGGATTTACCACAAACGTAGGCGAAGTCGAGAGGTTGGGGTTATGTAAGCTTTATATATCAGTTTACACCTTTGATTTTCTGGGACTAACATCAGCCTTGCTTGAAAGCGGGTTTACACTCCTTAACATGTATCCATTTCGCTACGATCTACTTTTCAATTCACTCATTTCTATTCTGCTATCGTCACACAGGACAACT encodes the following:
- a CDS encoding chaperone, putative (signal peptide, apicoplast target sequence, DnaJ domain;~Apicoplast targetting peptide predicted by the PlasmoAP tool;~1 probable transmembrane helix predicted for TA12720 by TMHMM2.0 at aa 4-21;~Signal peptide predicted for TA12720 by SignalP 2.0 HMM (Signal peptide probability 0.917, signal anchor probability 0.000) with cleavage site probability 0.845 between residues 16 and 17); translation: MSWPIIVVAVGGSVLAVRYFYRRYPTLFKFGSTNFSNKLSSNDPSINMGSRLSKANLSGFGYKMTFTEACNILNIPSTSTKEKIRESHKQLMMRNHPDNGGSTYLASKVNEAKDFLIK
- a CDS encoding eukaryotic peptide release factor (ERF), putative (all_bases.cand.1510 - peptide release factor erf1, pfam erf1-3), whose protein sequence is MKLLHQHKTHTGGIQLKLYLETHDDLWFLYNIAFKGDLIEGFTSRKIKTENCNSICVKQEIKKFTIRLCIEFVQYTTSYDDIHVTGTNVLENPYVKIGQYHTLDVQPNSTITLFKDEWNKLCEDKLAHVLNVSMNAEQAFLVIDNGCASFFLLSQYMTKEVFKLNHNIPIRKTTSHRSSNSSKSSESFYKMILDKIDSELDFKVLRMVVITGPGIFKDLFFEYMKANSLNLNHANIHKNLSRFILCNSSFSDKNAINEVLSNPLLSSKLNYVFYHDHNKVLDELKTRLEMNDDRVCFGFEDIYNAVNMGAVESVLVSDNVIREASSTTRRKIHELLEEVKHFGGGVYYFSDNHCSTEYIKNLTGLVALLRFLVEPIILKYHGLLFLVIASFTMSEMSSLLIEFRSHRPSRDDEKLL
- a CDS encoding hydrolase, putative (PF02230 Phospholipase/Carboxylesterase), with amino-acid sequence MGNAKSIANSIIFPAPQASYDHNLPELVWIPKNFASKDLNIDKPSSRSFPVLFIRSIKPSSLFFIYLHGLIKPELYDISEALGASIVAVEYPGYGISPEIQVTTGPSVNLRVIATFHFLLSLGVHPSSIVFFGRSIGTGPAACIAAHFVKKGIKCGGVILQAPYISIHKIVQEYFPLGSWLIDNFWDLEQALKDMSPSVPLLIIHGLLDEIVPVSHGQRLYDSYESENKMADFQPNSKHNYYSINEDLIVPIRKFLNKFNISTYNPPVEINLPSWCLTKSKNVLRRRKSNNTDKSYKSAIDSMRSLSIFHFCSFSFSSQLLED
- a CDS encoding uncharacterized protein (all_bases.C.cand.301 - signal peptide, Pfam thioredoxin;~1 probable transmembrane helix predicted for TA12705 by TMHMM2.0 at aa 7-29;~Signal peptide predicted for TA12705 by SignalP 2.0 HMM (Signal peptide probability 0.990, signal anchor probability 0.006) with cleavage site probability 0.950 between residues 25 and 26), translating into MAWPTRIPVIHIFVILFSSINLTLARQYVDPMQHDLQVVNSKTFTTNVQLARQTNVVGAFFYSTGDTNLTSTINELNSVAKDLKGMITIVAVNCTDQSLKNLCKSELGEEYLTPAFKIYPKLPMPAFDFKKELLKEDVKKELLKHLPSNVERVEVGMLAHFMTKHELMPKVLLFSDKEHPSYVYKALSNAFNKKLLLGFVDANKHPDLKKEYGVKSLPTMLVIKPNGKPQKYKGEFKYLPMFEWLNVNAEAFLLGGGYSDKGDPAKAKPWKFDKVPKLNFFSHKDICFNKTQGLCIIYLTDSDLKPEEKEMLVHLSEKYTGQITGKWMWMNLNEETEFAQLFENVKVLPSAVVFNPKKRLRYFLHDGNTSVTKSSMERMLEKILGGDARFTLVNGELPKFKIDDLLTTEEL
- a CDS encoding mRNA capping enzyme, putative (all_bases.C.cand.300 - PF01331 mRNA capping enzyme, catalytic domain), yielding MYDVLKNKSPLPGTPVESFENRDRVIRKVRELCGWNRPSFPGSQPTSLCRESISLLLRNDYVVCEKSDGVRALLLSASGSIFLIGRLEEVHEIKMKLPVRGNLSQSQQLTLLDGEVVMDKNPEDNSVSYRYLCYDGICIQRKPLNKMNLLQRLSFVYTHVIVPLKMAGIYSSAPNKQLGDTDNSDPSDKLEIYLKDFFDITQIKHINNISVKLPHISDGLIFTPVNTPYTPGTCKSLLKWKPPHLNTVRFNNFTVVRLISASTPRLVQLFVSDSGTRVFYNEFLAPYGDVYKKIMEVALTDQITQIIVECSWITDSRIYTFIPNLRNPKADIKQRSTQSLTEGKIDYDFDNGTWIEGGWYADRIREDKNVPNHISVVKSVKSSIEDDITFEMLVDEVEIFKKNGKMPLYKKSFLPQKYEVF